CCACGAGATCGAGCTCGTGGTGGCGCTGGGAGCTGGTGGCCGCGACGTGGCACCGGACGACGCACTGGACCTGGTGTGGGGCTACGGCGTCGGCGTCGACCTGACGCGGCGCGATCTGCAGGACGAGGCCAAGAGGCTCAGCCGGCCATGGGACTGGGCCAAGGGGTTCGACGCGTCGGCCCCCTGCACCCCGATCCACCCGGTCGATGAGGTCGGTCACCCGGACAGCGGCGGGATCTGGCTGCGGGTCAACGGCGAGCTCAAGCAGCACGGCGACCTCAGGGACCTGATCTGGTCGGTTCCCGAGGTCATCAGCGCGATCTCGACTGCCGTCGACCTCGGCCCCGGTGACCTGATCTACAGCGGCACCCCGGCCGGGGTCGGACCGATGCACCCCGGTGATGTGGTGACCGGTGGCGTCGCGAGGGTCGCGGACTTCACCTTCACCGTTGGCTCAGCCGATCGGCGGCCCGCCTGACCCGCTGTCCCGCAGCGTCCACCTGTCGAGTGGTCATGGGACGCAACGGGTGTACGGCCAGGATCAGCGCGACCCTGCCCTGAGGGTCGAACACCGGCGCGGCGATCGTGGCCACCGGCTGCGACTTGCCTGCCGCATCGCCGGCCGGGCCCAGGCCGATCGTGGCGAATTCGGCGAGCAGTTGATCGGTGATGCCACGGACGTGCTCGGGCAGCCCGTCACTCGGCAGCGAGCCGACCATCTGCGCTGCCCGGGTCAGATCCGGCGTCGTCCAGTCGACATCGAAGCCCCGCTCCCGGGTCTGGGTCAGCACCTCGGCCAGCCGCTCGGTGAGCGCATCACCTGTGGCGGGGGCCCGCTGGATCCAGGCCCGCTGCTCGGCGGTCGAGTCCCAGGCCGCGAAGGCGACCCCGAACGGCGGCGCATACCGGATCCGGTCCCCCGGCGTGCCCGTCGGCCGCGGCCCCGCACCCTCGAAGGCGGTGATCACGAGCTCGTCAGCGACCCGTTCCACCACCGAAGCGGCGTAGCCGAGATGTTGTGACAGTTCTTGTGCCGCAATACGGGCCGCGTGTGCCAGTGGTCGCGCCGCATCAGTTCGGGCCGCCACCACGGCCAGTCCCGGTCCGAGCCCGAACGTCTTGTCGACCGGGTCACGAATCAGCCAGCCCCGGTCGCACAGGGTCTTGAGGATCGCGTGCGCGGTGGCCTGAGTGAGGTCGAGTGCGCCGACCACATCGGAGAACCGCATCCGCACATCGCCCGAACTCGCCAGCAACTCGATCACATCGAGCACCCGGCCCGTCGGCGCCGAGCCCGCACCGCGCACCCTTGACTCCTCTCTGGGCGGTTCCTACAGTCGGATTGTCAATTCGAGAGACTATCTCGATTATTCGAGAATCGGTAGGTGCTATGCGCGCAGTGATATTGCGGGAAGGTGCACTGACGGTGCGTGAGATGCCCGATCCCGCACCCGGTCCGGGCGAACTTCTCCTGAGGGTGACCAGTACCGCGATCTGCGCATCCGACGTCCATTTCATGGACCATCCCGAACTCGGACTCAACGACCCGACCGGCCGATCGCTCTATGACACCGCACAGGACGTGGTGCTCGGCCACGAGTTCGTCGGCGAGGTCATCGGGCACGGCCCCGGCTGCACCGACCAGTTCCCGGTCGGCGCCAGGGTCACCTCGATCCCCATCCGGCTGATCAACGGCGGCGCCGACGGCGCACACATCATCGGCCAGCACCCCGACTCCCCCGGCAGTTTCGCCGAACTCGTCGTGGTGTCGGAAGCGATCGCGCGAGGCGTGGGCCCCGGCCCATCGGATGACGCCGTCGCACTCACCGACGCCTTCGCGGTCGGCGAGTTCTACGTCCGCTCAGCCAGATTGGAACCGGGCGAGATCCCCATCGTGATCGGTGCGGGCGCTATCGGACTGTCCGCGGTGACGGCGCTGGCCCGCCGCGGTATCGAACCGATCATCGTCTCGGACTATCACGCCGACCGGCGGACACTGGCCTGCAAGGAGTTCGGTGCGCACATCGCCGTCGACCCGGCTGAACGCTCACCGATGGACCTCTGGCGTGAAGTCCGCGCCGAACGCAATCTGTGGGGCCCGGCCGTGGTGTTCGAGTGCGTCGGCGCATCCGGCCTGATCCAGAAGATCGTCGAGGAGGCCGAGATGGGTACCCGCATCTACTGTGCGGGCGGCTGGTACACCGGGGACACACTCGACATCACCACTGCCACCCGCCAGGGGGTCACCCTGCAATTCGGCGGCGGGCCCTGGCCGCAGGACTGGTACGGGACGCTGGATGCGATCGTCGCCGGAGACCTGGATCCCACACCCAGCATCGGGATGGTGGTACCGCTCGACGAGGTTCCCGACGCGCTCGACCTGGCCCGCCGGTCAGCGGGACCGGCCCGAATCATTGTGCATCCGAACGGAGATCACGCATGAACTACCACGAAGACCGCGCTGATATCGTTGACGTCCTGGTGCGTTACGCCACCGGGATCGACCGGCGGGACTGGCCGCTGTTCCGGACCGTGTTCACCGACGACTGCGTGCTGGACTACGGCGAGATCGGGCAGTGGAACGGGGTGGATGCCGTCACCGAGTTCATGGATCAATCCCACGCGATGGCCGGGCACACCATGCACCGGCTGGGCAACCACGCCATCGCCGTCGACGGTGACACCGCGGCGGCCCGCACCTACGTCGATGCACTGATCATGGCTCAGGACAACACCTCCGGGGTCAATGCCGTCGGCTTCTACGACGACGAACTGACGCGGACCGCCGATGGCTGGCGCATAGCGCGCCGCCACTTCACCCCGGTCCGGATCGCAAATCTCTGAATACGCGGAGAAATACGGACCGTGGGCCTTGGTGGCCGGGGCCTCCGACGGCGTCGGCGCGGCGATGGCCGAAGAGTTGGCGCGTCGGGGCCTCAACGTGGTGCTGCTGGCCCGGCGCCAGGCGTTACTCGATGAGGTGGCGGCAGGTATCACGGCGCGTACCGGTGTCGAAACCCGCACGCTGGCCATCGATCTGGCTGCGCCAGAGGCTGCCGGTGAAGTGATCGCTGCGACCGAGGATCTCGATATCGGTTTCCTGGTCTACTGCGCTGGGGCAGATCCGCGCTTCCAGCCGTTCCTGTCCAGCCCGCTCGCGGACGCCGAATCGCTGGTGCAGCGCAACTGCATGGTGCCGATGCAGTTGTGCCACCGCTATGCCCAGCCCATGGTGGAGCGGGGTCGGGGCGGCATCGTCATCTTCGGGTCAGGGGCCGGATTTGCGGGCGGGCCGAACATGGTGGCCTACGGCGCGAGCAAGGCGTTCGACATGGTGTTCGCCGAGGCGCTGTGGACCGAACTGCACGACAAGGGCGTCGACGTCCTCGGGCTGATCCTCGGCAAGACCGACACCCCGGCCCTGCGCAAGCTCGAACATGAACGCGGTCAGATCTCCTCCCCTGAGGAGACACCGCCGGGCGCAGCATCCGTCGACGATGTGGTGGCGGCCGCATTCGCCAACCTCACCGACGGGCCGACCTGCCTGGTGGGCCCAGAGATTCAGGCGGCCGCGCAGCTGATGGCGTCGGTGAGCCGCAACGATGCGGTGCGGTTCATCGCGCAGGCGGTCACGGCGGCGATGGGCAGCTGATCCCGAAGCGGACGGGGACGGTCAACGGCCCTCGGATCGCCGGGGTGTCGCGCCATGACGGGGTGCCTACGAGTGCGGGGCGGCGGCGCAAGATGTGGCGTAGGGCGGCGGTCGTTTCCAGTCGGGCCAAAGGGGCGCCCAGGCAGTAGTGGGCGCCGTGCCCGAAGGTCAGCGGTGCGGGTCCGGGCCGGCCCGGCTTCACTCGGCATCAACAGCCTGCTCGGAGAACGCTTCGCCGCCAACCTGTTCCGCCGCGCAACGGCAGCCGCATCCGACGATGAGTATCTGAAGGAATGGACAGCTACCCTGGCCGGACGCGTCGAAGCACTCGGCTGACTTTGACCGACCTCGACAGGGGGCTTTCGTCGTGATTGCCTGAACACATGGGGCGGCTTTACCGGTATACCGATTTTCGTCGCGTCGCCGCGGACCCCGCCGTCGTTTGGGAGATTGTCTCCAACCATGAACGCATGTCCGAGTGGACACCTGCTCGCAGGGTAGTTCTGGAAAGTCTCGGTAGCCCTGATCGAAACGGCGTGGGCGCAATACGCGCCCTTCACATGTTCGGACCTGTTATCCGGGAACTCATCACAGTGTTCGAGCCGCCGACGACGCTGCAGTACCGCTTGATGTCAGGCCTGCCCTTTCGCGAGTACACAGGCCAGATCACCGTCGAGCCCACGGAAACCGGCAGCCTGATATCGACGGTTATCAGCTTCCGCACGATCATCCCGGGCACACAGATTCTCGTCGCCATCGCGATGCGTGTTGCCAGTGCGGGTGCAGTCCGCATGGCGTGCAGGCAGCGACCGCCGCGAATAGGTGACGCTTAGGGTCCGCGGACTGCTTTGCTGTCGTGGGTGGGGCGGTCGATCGGCCCTGAGGTGAGGGTTGCCGGGTCGAATGCTGTGGTGTTCCAGAGGTGTTCGATGTTGAGTGGGGTGGGTTGGTTCAGGTCGTCCCAGCCCAGGTCCCAGTCGGGTACCCACTGTGGGTCGGGGGCCAGGTGCCAATCGGGTTCGGGGTCTGGCGCGAACTGCCACGCGGGTTCGGGGTTTGGCTCCGGGTGGTATTCAGGCTCCGGGTGGCATTCGGGCCCCGGGTCGTATTCGGGCTCCTGGTCGCGTTCGGGTTCTGGGCCCGGGGGCGACGCGGGCCGTGGGTCCTGGTTGAGGTTCTGGTGCGGTTCGTCGCCCACGCCCACGCCCACGCCCGCGCCGTGTCCGTCGCCCTGACCGTCGCTGTCGTTGGGTGGGGTGAGTAGGAGTTCGGGGCGGTGGTGGTAGTTGATGCGGCGTTGGCCGTGGTCGAGGTCGGGTGGGGGGTGCCATTCGACTTCCCCGTGGTCGTTGATGGTGGTGGTGTAGCCGCCGTCGTCGTCGACCGAGCGGTTGTCGGGGCCGCAGGCCAGGGTCATGTCGTCGACGTTGGTGTTGCCGCCTTTGGCCCAGTCATTGTCGTGGTGGGCTTGGCAGCCGTAGGCACCGACGGTGCAGCCGGGTTTGGTGCAGCCGCCGTCGCGGGCGATGAGCATGATGCGTTGGGCGGGGCTGGCGATGCGGCGGGCCCGGAAATAGTTCAGCGCCGCTCCGGTGGCCTGGTCGAAGATCGCCAGGTAGTGACTGGCGTGGGCGCCCATCCGGATGACGTCTTTGATGGGGATTTTGGTGCCCCCGCCCGACACTCCGATCCCGGCGCGTGATTCGAGGTCTTGCAGGGTGGTGCGCACGATGATCGACACCGGTAGCCCGTTGAGCTGACCCAGGTCGGTCATCAACGCGATGCGCCCGATGACCAGCAGCGCGTCGTGTTGGCGTTGGGCCAGGCTGCGGTGATCGTTGTCGATCTGGGCTTGGCTGGGGGTGCCGGACGTGCAGGGTTGCTCGTCGTCGGGGTTGCACATGCCCGGCGCGGCGAACCGGGCGAACAGCACCTCCATCACCGCCGCCGCCTCGGGGGTGAGATTGGCCATCAACGCCGTCATGGCATCGCGGCCCTGTTTGGCCGTCGTCACCCCACGCCGGCGGGCGCGTTCGGTGTCATCGGGTTCGGGGCCGTCCTGATCGAGCAGGAACAGTCGCAGTTCGGCGGTGTCTTTGAGTTCTTTGGGCCCGACCCCGACCGCGACCCGGACCAGGTCGGCCTCGAACTGGTCCCGGGTGCTCTGATCGACAAACCCGGGCAACCGACCGACCACCTCACGCAGCACCTTGACGTGCTCGGCGGTGAGCAACCCCGCGCCCACCGCCGCGGCGACCACCGGCAACACCGGCGGTAGCGGTTGGCCGGTCAGGGCGCGGCGTGGCCCCAACTCGGCCGCCTCGCCCAGCCGGCGGGAAGCCTCAGTGCTCGACAGGCGCCACCGGACCCGCAACACCTCATTCCACGACTTGGCCCCCAACTCCCGCGGTGTGGACTGGGCCTGCAACCGGGCCAGCAGCCGATGCCACGACGCCGGCAGCTGACAGCTCAGCGTCTCGTACTCATCCATGACCGCCAACAGTTCAGCCCGCGACAGCACCCCCACATCGCACGCGGCGAACGCGTCGAACGCGGCCCGTAACGCCGCCACCGCCTCGACCGCACCCGCCTGCATGATTCGAACATACATTCGACCACCGACACAGCCGGTGGCTCCGAGCCCAGAGAACTAGACGCGGTCAGGCGCCCAGTAGGAAAGCATCTCGGCGAATGTCTCGAAGGCCGGCTTCGACACCCCGTAGGCCGCCTCGAAGTGGATGCTCAGCGGGAAGCCGAGATCGGCCACCCCGTCGATCACGCGCTTGTACAGGTCGAGCATCAGCTTGCGCTTCT
The genomic region above belongs to Mycolicibacterium sp. HK-90 and contains:
- a CDS encoding fumarylacetoacetate hydrolase family protein, which translates into the protein MADFVIPPPPQASLPVSTGDGRFPVRRVFCVGRNYAAHAREMGKDPDREPPFFFMKPADAVIDASGTVPYPSLTSSFHHEIELVVALGAGGRDVAPDDALDLVWGYGVGVDLTRRDLQDEAKRLSRPWDWAKGFDASAPCTPIHPVDEVGHPDSGGIWLRVNGELKQHGDLRDLIWSVPEVISAISTAVDLGPGDLIYSGTPAGVGPMHPGDVVTGGVARVADFTFTVGSADRRPA
- a CDS encoding IclR family transcriptional regulator yields the protein MLDVIELLASSGDVRMRFSDVVGALDLTQATAHAILKTLCDRGWLIRDPVDKTFGLGPGLAVVAARTDAARPLAHAARIAAQELSQHLGYAASVVERVADELVITAFEGAGPRPTGTPGDRIRYAPPFGVAFAAWDSTAEQRAWIQRAPATGDALTERLAEVLTQTRERGFDVDWTTPDLTRAAQMVGSLPSDGLPEHVRGITDQLLAEFATIGLGPAGDAAGKSQPVATIAAPVFDPQGRVALILAVHPLRPMTTRQVDAAGQRVRRAADRLSQR
- a CDS encoding alcohol dehydrogenase catalytic domain-containing protein, whose product is MRAVILREGALTVREMPDPAPGPGELLLRVTSTAICASDVHFMDHPELGLNDPTGRSLYDTAQDVVLGHEFVGEVIGHGPGCTDQFPVGARVTSIPIRLINGGADGAHIIGQHPDSPGSFAELVVVSEAIARGVGPGPSDDAVALTDAFAVGEFYVRSARLEPGEIPIVIGAGAIGLSAVTALARRGIEPIIVSDYHADRRTLACKEFGAHIAVDPAERSPMDLWREVRAERNLWGPAVVFECVGASGLIQKIVEEAEMGTRIYCAGGWYTGDTLDITTATRQGVTLQFGGGPWPQDWYGTLDAIVAGDLDPTPSIGMVVPLDEVPDALDLARRSAGPARIIVHPNGDHA
- a CDS encoding nuclear transport factor 2 family protein; this encodes MNYHEDRADIVDVLVRYATGIDRRDWPLFRTVFTDDCVLDYGEIGQWNGVDAVTEFMDQSHAMAGHTMHRLGNHAIAVDGDTAAARTYVDALIMAQDNTSGVNAVGFYDDELTRTADGWRIARRHFTPVRIANL
- a CDS encoding SDR family NAD(P)-dependent oxidoreductase, with product MAGASDGVGAAMAEELARRGLNVVLLARRQALLDEVAAGITARTGVETRTLAIDLAAPEAAGEVIAATEDLDIGFLVYCAGADPRFQPFLSSPLADAESLVQRNCMVPMQLCHRYAQPMVERGRGGIVIFGSGAGFAGGPNMVAYGASKAFDMVFAEALWTELHDKGVDVLGLILGKTDTPALRKLEHERGQISSPEETPPGAASVDDVVAAAFANLTDGPTCLVGPEIQAAAQLMASVSRNDAVRFIAQAVTAAMGS
- a CDS encoding SRPBCC family protein; translation: MGRLYRYTDFRRVAADPAVVWEIVSNHERMSEWTPARRVVLESLGSPDRNGVGAIRALHMFGPVIRELITVFEPPTTLQYRLMSGLPFREYTGQITVEPTETGSLISTVISFRTIIPGTQILVAIAMRVASAGAVRMACRQRPPRIGDA
- a CDS encoding DUF222 domain-containing protein; amino-acid sequence: MYVRIMQAGAVEAVAALRAAFDAFAACDVGVLSRAELLAVMDEYETLSCQLPASWHRLLARLQAQSTPRELGAKSWNEVLRVRWRLSSTEASRRLGEAAELGPRRALTGQPLPPVLPVVAAAVGAGLLTAEHVKVLREVVGRLPGFVDQSTRDQFEADLVRVAVGVGPKELKDTAELRLFLLDQDGPEPDDTERARRRGVTTAKQGRDAMTALMANLTPEAAAVMEVLFARFAAPGMCNPDDEQPCTSGTPSQAQIDNDHRSLAQRQHDALLVIGRIALMTDLGQLNGLPVSIIVRTTLQDLESRAGIGVSGGGTKIPIKDVIRMGAHASHYLAIFDQATGAALNYFRARRIASPAQRIMLIARDGGCTKPGCTVGAYGCQAHHDNDWAKGGNTNVDDMTLACGPDNRSVDDDGGYTTTINDHGEVEWHPPPDLDHGQRRINYHHRPELLLTPPNDSDGQGDGHGAGVGVGVGDEPHQNLNQDPRPASPPGPEPERDQEPEYDPGPECHPEPEYHPEPNPEPAWQFAPDPEPDWHLAPDPQWVPDWDLGWDDLNQPTPLNIEHLWNTTAFDPATLTSGPIDRPTHDSKAVRGP